One Candidatus Aegiribacteria sp. genomic region harbors:
- a CDS encoding 4Fe-4S dicluster domain-containing protein yields MTRFTVRSDLCTGCLNCQTVCSLLHSGKHDRSASAIRVNLELFSGKHSHVFCRQCENPECRKACQVNAIYKDPHSGAWKIDYDLCTRCGTCVEACSYGAMFWHETEEKPLKCDLCGGTPACIEACVFNVIIPAEEEA; encoded by the coding sequence ATGACAAGATTCACTGTCAGATCCGACCTCTGCACAGGCTGCCTGAACTGCCAGACAGTCTGCTCTCTTCTGCACTCCGGAAAGCATGACCGGTCCGCATCAGCCATCAGGGTGAATCTGGAGCTGTTCTCTGGAAAACACTCCCATGTATTTTGCCGGCAGTGCGAAAACCCGGAATGCCGAAAAGCCTGCCAGGTGAATGCCATATACAAAGATCCGCACAGCGGAGCATGGAAGATAGACTACGATCTATGTACCAGGTGCGGCACATGTGTAGAAGCATGTTCCTACGGAGCAATGTTCTGGCATGAAACTGAGGAGAAGCCTTTGAAATGCGACCTATGCGGTGGAACACCGGCCTGTATTGAAGCCTGCGTTTTCAATGTCATAATCCCTGCAGAGGAAGAAGCATGA
- the dinB gene encoding DNA polymerase IV, translating to MPVTTRTIFHIDMDTYFVSVERLSFPWLNGKPVIVGGRTLRSVVASCSYEAREKGVSSGMPIVRAMRLAPDATIISGSHGSYTSYTRKILQVLLSFSPIVDPASIDEAFMDVTGVVGSSSPRELALRIQKAILDRTGLWASTGIAHNRFLAKMASNRAKPKGIVELKPDDITDFPVGRIWGVGPATQRRFLSLGIERIRDLHRFTRQQLRALLGKQGDSLYYLCRGIDDSPVVPGDLASQPLSISNEHTFSTDVLEPEEYLPVLALMCQKVARRARDKGLAGSTVTLKYRMSNLQRRSRAYALSGQTDNARILYSVVAMLARSAVHSRIRLIGVCLGSLSQESGHQQEMFGDRGKVIDSTVDSIRHKFGEKSITGCRTMIDCGDLKNMIESHLI from the coding sequence GTGCCTGTCACTACCCGCACCATCTTTCACATCGACATGGACACCTACTTTGTATCGGTGGAGCGCCTTTCCTTTCCGTGGCTGAATGGAAAGCCGGTTATCGTCGGCGGCAGAACTCTCAGGTCCGTTGTAGCCTCATGCAGTTATGAGGCACGTGAAAAAGGTGTTAGTTCCGGGATGCCCATAGTGAGAGCTATGCGTCTGGCACCGGATGCTACCATCATTTCGGGAAGTCACGGAAGTTATACATCCTATACCAGGAAAATACTTCAGGTTCTGCTCTCATTCTCACCGATAGTTGATCCTGCCAGCATCGACGAGGCTTTCATGGATGTAACCGGGGTTGTTGGCAGCTCATCACCACGTGAACTGGCTCTGCGGATACAGAAGGCAATTCTGGACCGGACAGGGCTCTGGGCCAGTACAGGTATAGCGCATAACAGGTTTCTCGCGAAGATGGCTTCGAACAGGGCGAAACCAAAAGGGATTGTTGAACTGAAACCGGATGACATTACTGATTTTCCGGTTGGCAGAATCTGGGGTGTGGGCCCGGCAACACAGAGGCGGTTTTTAAGCCTTGGAATAGAAAGAATAAGGGATCTGCACAGATTCACGCGGCAGCAGCTCAGGGCGCTACTCGGAAAACAGGGCGACAGCCTCTATTATCTCTGCAGAGGAATCGATGATTCCCCTGTGGTTCCCGGCGATCTGGCTTCGCAGCCTTTATCCATAAGCAATGAGCATACCTTCAGTACAGATGTGCTGGAGCCGGAGGAGTACCTTCCGGTTCTTGCGCTGATGTGCCAGAAGGTGGCCCGCAGGGCACGGGATAAAGGGCTTGCCGGAAGCACAGTCACACTGAAGTACAGAATGAGCAATCTGCAGCGTCGGTCCAGGGCATATGCTCTTTCAGGGCAAACGGATAACGCAAGGATTCTTTACAGTGTTGTCGCTATGCTGGCCCGCTCCGCTGTACATTCCAGAATAAGGCTCATAGGCGTGTGTCTCGGTTCACTATCGCAGGAATCAGGGCATCAGCAGGAGATGTTCGGAGACAGGGGAAAAGTGATTGACAGCACGGTTGACAGCATACGTCACAAATTTGGAGAAAAATCTATCACAGGCTGTAGAACTATGATTGACTGCGGGGACTTGAAGAATATGATAGAAAGTCACTTGATCTGA
- a CDS encoding DUF4071 domain-containing protein, translating into MLNTEKYISKEMTVPYIQKLIGRGEYLKAYDLVSKLLTDIGVEKIEITKLYSRCASKLGMNQDAINRLERSMQKLSNPDPELNALLGSFYKIQWIELSDSDPAHAEQALKHSFSNYLRSREIGGNFWSAINAATLALTSGERELSIKLADEVIKECWDEYNRHGTTSTFWIPASLGEAYLVKGEFNLAIRWYKAARSHISNNLGWIKTTRRNSQLLLNVLRPGDELIDQIMNSIPRLRVAVFAGHRVDNTDQLKLRFPQEISDRVKIRMRKKLSSLRLDIGIASAADGGDILFHECLQEMGKQTHVILPSPVNHFMERLAESAGREWTDRFRSVIDKADRIEISSASRFESDGEGIYTLCTDFMLGTALDIERTYDAELIPIVVWDGQTTGRSGGTSYVVSRFSKLGYTPEKIPLSDLVKQKKPAKQYKYLPEKEYSYTNLGIYEPMVRPIVAISTGMSEVSEERNASLLNTLAESVFILCDENSIRILHSGFLSGKIYMVFSTIEDAMNFVETFLVIKDTPLYHSLVMHAGIIIKTESTLSGKRDFYSREIEEALSLIMSLKAPSNICTMQIKALIAVHLESDLNFQYRGLFETNIGNLLKIFEFFI; encoded by the coding sequence ATGCTTAATACTGAAAAATACATAAGTAAGGAAATGACAGTCCCCTATATCCAGAAGCTGATAGGTAGAGGTGAATATCTGAAAGCCTATGATCTGGTTTCAAAACTTCTGACTGATATCGGAGTCGAAAAGATCGAAATTACCAAACTTTATTCACGTTGTGCATCCAAACTTGGAATGAATCAAGATGCTATCAATCGCCTGGAAAGATCCATGCAGAAGTTAAGCAATCCGGATCCGGAATTGAATGCGCTTCTTGGCAGTTTCTATAAAATACAGTGGATAGAACTCAGTGATTCAGATCCTGCTCATGCAGAGCAAGCACTAAAACATTCCTTTTCAAACTACCTGAGAAGCAGGGAGATCGGAGGTAATTTCTGGAGCGCCATTAACGCTGCTACCCTTGCATTAACTTCGGGTGAGCGAGAACTGAGTATTAAACTGGCTGATGAAGTTATCAAAGAGTGCTGGGATGAATACAACAGGCATGGTACTACAAGTACTTTCTGGATCCCCGCTTCGCTTGGAGAGGCGTATCTTGTTAAGGGTGAGTTCAATTTAGCTATTAGATGGTACAAGGCCGCAAGGAGTCACATCAGTAACAATCTTGGCTGGATAAAAACTACAAGAAGAAACTCTCAACTGCTTCTCAATGTCCTGAGACCGGGCGATGAACTGATAGATCAGATTATGAACAGTATACCGAGGTTGAGAGTAGCAGTTTTCGCAGGTCACAGAGTTGATAATACAGACCAGCTGAAACTGAGATTTCCACAGGAAATATCCGATCGTGTTAAGATCCGGATGCGGAAGAAACTCAGCAGTCTGCGGCTCGATATTGGAATAGCATCGGCGGCTGACGGTGGAGATATTCTCTTTCACGAGTGTCTTCAGGAGATGGGAAAGCAAACTCATGTCATACTGCCATCACCTGTTAACCACTTCATGGAGAGGCTTGCTGAATCTGCCGGCAGGGAATGGACGGATCGATTCAGAAGTGTGATTGATAAGGCTGATCGAATCGAAATTTCTTCTGCTTCCAGGTTCGAGAGTGACGGAGAAGGCATATATACACTGTGTACGGATTTTATGCTTGGCACAGCTCTCGACATCGAAAGAACGTATGACGCCGAGCTTATTCCAATTGTTGTGTGGGACGGACAGACTACTGGTAGAAGTGGCGGAACCAGCTATGTTGTATCACGATTCAGCAAACTTGGATATACTCCGGAGAAGATCCCTTTGTCGGATCTTGTGAAACAAAAAAAGCCTGCAAAACAGTATAAATATCTCCCGGAAAAAGAATACTCGTATACTAATCTTGGAATATACGAACCAATGGTTAGACCTATCGTAGCGATAAGCACAGGAATGTCAGAGGTATCAGAAGAAAGGAATGCTTCACTTCTGAATACCCTCGCAGAGAGTGTATTCATATTATGTGACGAGAACTCCATTAGGATCCTTCATAGCGGCTTTCTATCAGGAAAGATTTATATGGTCTTCTCAACGATAGAGGATGCCATGAATTTTGTAGAAACTTTCCTTGTCATCAAGGACACCCCGTTGTATCACTCACTTGTAATGCATGCGGGAATCATAATAAAGACTGAGTCAACTCTGTCTGGAAAAAGGGATTTCTACAGCCGAGAAATTGAGGAAGCTCTTTCACTGATCATGAGTCTGAAAGCACCTTCGAACATCTGCACAATGCAGATAAAAGCATTAATCGCGGTTCATCTGGAATCTGATCTTAACTTTCAGTATCGCGGACTCTTTGAAACTAATATTGGAAATTTACTAAAGATATTTGAGTTTTTCATATAG
- a CDS encoding winged helix DNA-binding domain-containing protein, with translation MTESIDLTREHAVRLSLDSQMLLNTPEFPQGREGVALTIERLGYIQIDTISVVQRAHHHTIWTRFPNYDPEMLHTLQSEDRRIFEFWGHAASYLPMKDYRYYLPRMRSFSDPKDKWAKQRLKKCGHLMDGVLDRIRNEGPLGSKDFKSNPDAEPGQWWDWKPAKIALELLFWRGELMVTERRNFHRMYDLTERVLPDNIDTSMPSDEDLGRFLVRRALSSYGIATAKEIINHLHAASRETVLNAVQDLVDDSVVIRVSVEKEAGYYAMSDTIQNSTLSQCTVTGVSLLSPFDNLIIQRDRTSRLFGFDYTLECYMPKEKRKHGYYVLPVLWGDRLIGRLDPKADRKNRRMIIRNLRFEPDFVDYDEFLMPFARKLVDFTAFNGCDKIEFNIVAPRTISSSLKQFVRKAEREKRDG, from the coding sequence GTGACTGAAAGTATTGATCTAACCAGGGAACACGCTGTCCGGCTCAGTCTGGATTCACAGATGCTTCTTAACACTCCCGAGTTTCCGCAAGGAAGGGAGGGTGTTGCTCTCACCATTGAGAGACTGGGCTACATCCAGATAGATACCATCTCAGTGGTTCAGAGAGCGCATCACCACACCATCTGGACAAGATTTCCTAATTACGATCCGGAAATGCTCCATACGCTTCAGTCAGAAGATCGGAGAATATTCGAGTTCTGGGGGCATGCCGCATCCTATCTGCCCATGAAGGATTACAGATACTACCTGCCGCGAATGCGCAGCTTCAGCGATCCCAAGGATAAATGGGCAAAGCAGCGGCTGAAGAAGTGCGGTCACCTTATGGATGGTGTTCTTGACAGAATTCGAAATGAAGGACCTCTCGGATCGAAGGATTTCAAGTCGAATCCTGACGCTGAACCCGGTCAATGGTGGGACTGGAAGCCTGCCAAGATTGCCCTTGAACTTCTTTTCTGGCGGGGTGAACTCATGGTTACCGAACGTCGCAATTTTCATAGAATGTATGACCTTACGGAGAGAGTGCTTCCCGACAATATTGACACTTCCATGCCTTCTGACGAGGATCTCGGGCGCTTTCTGGTTCGCAGGGCACTCTCATCGTACGGAATTGCGACCGCGAAGGAAATAATAAACCATCTGCATGCAGCTTCCAGAGAAACTGTTCTGAATGCCGTTCAGGATCTGGTGGATGATAGTGTTGTTATCAGAGTGTCTGTCGAAAAAGAAGCCGGATATTACGCAATGTCGGATACCATTCAGAATTCGACATTATCTCAATGTACCGTGACCGGGGTATCCCTTCTATCTCCATTCGACAATCTCATCATCCAGCGGGACAGAACAAGCCGACTGTTCGGATTTGATTACACACTTGAATGTTACATGCCGAAAGAAAAGAGGAAACACGGATATTATGTCCTGCCGGTTCTCTGGGGTGACAGACTTATAGGCAGACTGGATCCGAAGGCTGACAGAAAAAACAGAAGGATGATCATCCGTAATCTGCGGTTTGAACCCGATTTTGTTGACTACGATGAATTCCTGATGCCATTTGCGCGGAAGCTTGTTGATTTTACCGCTTTTAACGGTTGCGATAAAATAGAGTTCAACATTGTAGCACCCCGCACCATAAGCTCATCACTGAAACAGTTTGTGCGTAAAGCGGAGAGAGAGAAAAGAGATGGATAA
- a CDS encoding DUF72 domain-containing protein codes for MSNTSAQSEVEIRLGTSGYSFTDWVGPFYPPGTSRGGMLDCYSSRFSTVEVNSTYYRIMHPKVSWNMVNKTPEGFEFIVKLHSSMTHSRDATKDQWIDFNAMLKPFIEADKLSGLLAQFPYSFKPSDEGLRYIEELNEETNDIPLAVEFRYDEWYRQEILDSISAEGIALVTVDLPKLPHLPPPQAIGGKPFGYIRLHGRNARQWWNGGPLRYDYTYSNEELNAWLPVINRLGSESGRIFVMFNNCHFGQAVKDAIRMDELFKGD; via the coding sequence TTGAGCAATACATCAGCACAAAGTGAAGTGGAAATAAGGCTGGGAACATCCGGATACAGCTTTACTGACTGGGTAGGACCCTTTTACCCACCCGGTACTTCGCGAGGGGGAATGCTTGACTGCTATTCTTCACGCTTTTCTACCGTTGAAGTCAACAGTACTTACTATCGTATAATGCATCCGAAGGTATCCTGGAACATGGTCAACAAAACCCCTGAGGGATTTGAATTTATTGTTAAGCTGCACTCAAGCATGACCCACTCAAGAGATGCGACGAAGGATCAGTGGATTGATTTCAATGCAATGCTGAAACCGTTTATTGAGGCTGATAAACTGTCCGGGCTTCTGGCGCAGTTTCCGTATTCCTTCAAACCATCTGATGAGGGTTTGCGATACATTGAGGAACTTAATGAAGAAACCAATGATATACCTCTTGCAGTCGAGTTCAGATACGATGAATGGTACAGGCAGGAAATCCTTGATAGTATCAGTGCTGAAGGAATTGCCCTGGTTACGGTGGATCTCCCTAAATTACCTCATCTTCCTCCGCCACAGGCCATAGGAGGAAAACCATTCGGTTATATAAGATTGCACGGCAGAAACGCGCGGCAATGGTGGAATGGCGGTCCGCTTAGGTATGATTACACGTACAGCAATGAAGAACTTAACGCATGGCTTCCTGTTATCAACAGGCTTGGCTCGGAATCAGGCAGGATATTTGTAATGTTCAATAACTGCCATTTCGGTCAGGCAGTGAAGGATGCCATCCGGATGGATGAATTATTCAAAGGAGATTAA
- a CDS encoding DNA alkylation repair protein — translation MDNAVHEIAKRLRGIAEPDRAAKHQKFFKTGKGEYGEGDKFIGVRVPLIRKLLREFRGLSLEEINTLLFSPWHEERLFALLMMDDLFKRGDGKRKEEIYNLFMNSTSQINNWDLVDSSAPYIAGAWLFDRDRTPLFRFAESDNLWERRIAIISTQYFIRRNDFADTLRIAEILLEDREDLIHKAVGWMLREVGNRNMHTEERFLKKHYKRMPRTMLRYAIEKFPEEKRQMYLKGLI, via the coding sequence ATGGATAATGCGGTACATGAAATAGCGAAAAGATTGAGAGGAATTGCGGAACCTGACAGGGCGGCGAAACACCAGAAGTTTTTCAAAACAGGAAAAGGAGAGTACGGAGAGGGAGATAAGTTCATTGGAGTAAGAGTTCCGCTGATAAGAAAACTCCTGAGGGAATTTCGAGGTCTTTCACTCGAAGAGATAAATACCCTGCTGTTCTCACCATGGCATGAAGAGAGGCTGTTTGCGCTTCTGATGATGGATGATTTGTTCAAGAGAGGTGATGGTAAACGAAAAGAAGAGATCTATAATCTTTTCATGAACAGCACTTCGCAGATAAACAACTGGGATCTGGTCGATTCATCCGCACCATACATCGCCGGAGCATGGCTGTTCGACAGGGACAGAACACCTCTATTTCGATTTGCTGAATCAGATAATCTATGGGAGAGAAGAATCGCCATAATTTCAACGCAGTATTTCATAAGAAGGAACGATTTCGCGGATACGCTCAGGATCGCGGAAATTCTTCTCGAAGACAGGGAAGATCTCATCCATAAAGCGGTTGGATGGATGCTGAGGGAAGTCGGCAATAGAAACATGCATACCGAAGAAAGATTCCTGAAGAAGCACTACAAACGAATGCCCCGGACGATGCTCAGGTACGCCATAGAGAAGTTCCCGGAAGAGAAACGGCAGATGTACCTGAAGGGTCTCATTTAA
- a CDS encoding GHMP kinase, protein MKKIDLFVPGRLCLFGEHSDWAGEYRKTDISVKTGRCIIAGTDQGIYGTAESAATGFHISQILPDGSQGPMHSYPSDPELLSKIAESAAFDSYAAGTASVILKNHPNLGLRLSIYRRTLPMKKGLSSSAAVCVLTARAFNRINSLDLSIEDEMELAYRGELLTGSHCGKMDQACAYGVDPVLLTFDGDEMTARPLQPGGSLHLLIVDLQGRKNTRKILKDLNFSFSSGNRKIMKALGGENHRITAEACDAIERGDGKTLGELMIEAQRVFDELVAPACPSELRSPKLHEILNNRTARVLTWGGKGVGSQGDGTAQFICRGEREREELRTALEAETGVECYFLTIRETACTSDNG, encoded by the coding sequence TTGAAAAAGATTGATCTCTTTGTCCCCGGCAGGCTTTGCCTGTTCGGAGAGCATTCCGACTGGGCCGGTGAATACAGAAAAACCGATATATCCGTAAAAACCGGCCGGTGTATCATAGCCGGAACCGATCAGGGTATTTACGGTACTGCTGAATCGGCAGCGACGGGATTTCATATTTCACAGATCCTCCCCGACGGGTCTCAGGGTCCCATGCATTCGTATCCTTCCGACCCGGAACTTCTTAGCAAGATAGCAGAATCTGCTGCATTTGATTCATACGCGGCGGGTACGGCAAGTGTCATTCTGAAGAACCATCCGAATCTCGGATTGAGACTGAGCATATACAGAAGAACCCTGCCCATGAAGAAGGGGCTTTCATCCTCAGCGGCAGTATGCGTTCTGACCGCCAGAGCATTCAACAGAATCAATTCTCTCGACCTGTCGATCGAAGACGAAATGGAACTGGCATACAGGGGAGAGCTTCTTACCGGTTCTCACTGCGGAAAGATGGATCAGGCCTGCGCTTACGGAGTCGACCCGGTTCTGCTTACCTTTGATGGAGACGAAATGACCGCCAGACCCCTTCAACCGGGAGGTTCACTGCATCTTCTTATCGTGGACCTGCAGGGCAGAAAGAACACTCGAAAAATTCTTAAAGATCTGAACTTCTCGTTCAGCAGCGGAAACAGAAAGATCATGAAAGCACTGGGCGGAGAAAACCACAGAATAACCGCAGAGGCATGCGATGCAATTGAAAGAGGAGACGGGAAGACCCTTGGAGAACTCATGATCGAAGCCCAGAGGGTTTTCGATGAGCTGGTGGCTCCGGCCTGCCCCTCAGAACTCAGATCTCCAAAACTTCATGAAATACTGAATAACAGAACCGCCAGGGTACTGACCTGGGGAGGAAAGGGAGTGGGCTCACAGGGAGACGGTACTGCTCAGTTCATCTGCAGGGGCGAGCGGGAAAGAGAAGAACTCAGAACAGCGCTGGAAGCTGAAACAGGAGTAGAGTGCTACTTCCTGACAATAAGAGAGACTGCATGTACTTCAGATAATGGTTAA